DNA sequence from the Paenibacillus azoreducens genome:
GCAAGGATATCGATTAGAGCGTTTTGTATCTGGTTTAACTTTTCCCACTGTAATGACCTTTGATTTGCAAGGGAACATCTATGTGGCAGAAGCTGGTTTCGCGTACGGAACCAAACCGGGAAAAGGACGTGTGGTACGAATTGAGCCGAACGGTTCCTTTACAGAAATTGCGGGTGGTTTTGGCGGACCCGTGACAGGAATTGCCTGGCATGATGGATACCTCTATGTGGCTGCCGGGGATATTGGAGAAGAACATGGGGCAGGATGTGGTCAGATTATTCGATTAGCGTTGGACGGAACAAAGGAAACGATCGTTACCGGACTTAAAACTTGCGGAGACCATTTTACAGGGGATGTGCTCTTCGGACCAGACGGAAAGATATATTTCTCGGTTGGAACCGCTACGAATTCTGCAGTTGTGGGTACCGATGATATGCTGATATTGAAATATCATCCACAATTTCATGATACGCCGGCCAGAGATATCGAGTTAGTCGGGACCAACTTCGTCTCTAGGAATCCATTATCGGAACAACAGGACGTAGCGGTTACGGGGGCATATAAACCTTTTGGCGAATCCAGCTACGAAGGTGAAATGATTAGCGGTCGACTGTTAGCCAACGGGGTCATCTATTGTTGCAATCCCGATGGCACCAATTTGCAAATTGTCGCAGATGGGTTTCGGAATACGTTTGGATTAAAATTCTCCCCGTTTAGCGGGAAATTGATTGCCATAGATCATGGCGCTGACCCGCGGGGCAGCCGTCAAATTCGGTTGGATTGGGATAAAGTCTGGGAGGTAGTTCCGTATGGTTGGCATGGTTTTCCGGATTTTTTCAGTGGCCTGCCTGCTACCCTCCCCCATTTTCATGCCGATGAGCAAGCAAAACCAACCTTTTTGTTGAAGGGGCATCCTCATCTTTCTTCTCAACCGCTTGCCAGACTCCAATCACACAGCGCTTCGATGAAATTCGATTTCTGTACAAATACGGATTTCGGCCGTCCAGGGGAAATTTTTGTTGCCCAATTTGGCGAGTCGGGTTTTGAAAAAACGGAGGAATTGCCTGGATTTAAAGTTGTTAGAGTGGATTTGGATACAGGGCAAATATCGGATTTCTTCACGAATCCCAAGGGTGACTCCGCTACGAGAGGGCCTGTACGTCCGATTGATGTCAAATTTAATCCTGCAGGGAATGAACTTTACCTTGTCGATTTTGGAATCATGGGAACCTTGCAAACCGGGAGGAATCCGAAGCCCAAAACGGGAAGCCTATGGAGGATTGTGAAAACAAAATGATATCAGCATATAAACCAGTCATCGGCAATTGTCCGGCGACTGGTTTATATGATTTGGCGAGATTCGCAATTAATGATCGTATCGTTATTTTTCCCTTTTAATATCTATTCATCTTATTCATCTTTAAAAGCAAATTCTGTTGTACCCAATCCTGAGTTGACATGTTTTCCTTGGAATAAAAATTCAAAGAACTTATCGTTTGAGCAGGCAATATGTCCATGAAATGTAGCGGAAGCGAGGATGTATATTCAGCATCCAATAATGCTTGATGTTGTTCTTGTTGCGCCTTTTCTTTTTGTTTCTCGGCCTCGATTTTTTTGCCCTTCTCTACTTCTTCTGGAGACGTTATACAGGCCGACCATATGGTATAGGTACCGTCTTCATGAATAATCAATCTGCGGCCAACTGTGGTTACACCACGCGTTTGCTCCATTTGCATAAACGCTCTTTGATCCTCATTTGTGTAATAGTTAATATACCCGTATACTTTCTCTTTCAAGGCGGGATCCGTCTTCATTTTCTGCAGGATACCTGGTGCGATAGTCACATCCTGCAAGCTTCCGCTTCTGCCGCGTCTGACGATCTCTTTTTCATTCTTCGGAATGTTCTCAATCCCAACCGTAAGGCCGTATTTTTCTGAAATGGCTTGCGCCTCATTTTCGGTGGCGGCAGACAAGGCTTTGTCGAAACCAACCAAAGGAGTATCAGTGGTTATCTTGTTTTTTTGTTGTTCTGAACGTGTTGTTAAGGAAACATTGTTCATAGCAGGTGACGTTATATTCATTGAACATACCTCCCACATTCTTATTACTATAATTATCGGTAATGCTGGAAAAATTATTTAGTTGGCCAACATGCAGCAAAGCAAATTTCATGCCCGTGCGGAAAAATGCAAAGAGCTGCTGACAATCCCCCATCCGTTCATAATCACTGGTTCAACTTATATAGCAGGCTGCTATGAAGATCAATTTCTGTCAGTCAGGATCAGCTGCAGGCATCCATCCTGTTAGCAGCGCACCACCCCCCGAATGGTTGTCTGCGGCGAGTTCGCCTCCGTGCCGTCTAATGATTCTTTGTGAAATGGTCAAACCTAATCCGCTGCCTCCAGTTGAACGATTTCTGGATGCTTCGCCTCGATATAGAGGTTCAAAAACCCGTTCCAACTCTTCCGAATTGAAGCCTGGACCTGTATCGCGTACCGCAAACTTTACTTTGTGACCATCTTGACAGCATTGAACAATGATTTCCCCATGGGATGGCGTATGTCTGACGGCATTATCCAAAAGATTGTTCATGGCACGCTCCAATAAATGCGTATCGCCTTTAACGATGCAATTGCCAGCCGAATGATTCGAGATCAAAATGTCTTTTTGCCGGGCAGGCGGATTTAGGCTGTCTATCGACTTCTGGAGTATGAGTTTAAGATCAACAGTCTTGTCGTTAAGCTGCGTTTCCAAATACTCCATCTTTGTAAATGTGAACAGGTCTTCTACCAATCGATCCAATTGAACCGATTTTTCCTTGCAAACCGCCACATATTTTGCTATTTTCTCCGGTGTTTGTGCAATTCCTTGCTCCAGGCCGTCCAAATAACCTCGCAAGGCGAACAACGGCGTCCGTAAATCATGCGCGACCGCAGCAATTACAAAACGGCGTTCTTTTTCCAGTTCCGCTTGTTTTTGATAAGATTGCTGAAGCCCGTTCACCATCGTTTCAAATCCGTCACGCACTTCGGCGATTTCCGTGATCCTGGACGAAGGCAGCTTCGCATCCCAATCTCCTGCCGCAATTTGTCTGGCTGCAAAGCTCATCTTCTCCAGCGGTTTAAGAAGGAATCTCCGCATTTCTACTCCGATGATAAAAATAGCCAGCGATAGTCCGGCAATCGTGGAAATCATTTGAGTCGCATTTGACTTCGGCAAGTAAATGATGACCCTTCCAAGCAAATGACCGTCTTCTATGACGGAGAAGCGTTCGGTTGACGATAGGGAGCCGCCTCGATCCGGATTGGACTGGAATATTTCCTGACCGGACGATGATAGAATTACCGCATCCATCTTCGCTTGCCGCAATTGGGTATGCAATTGGTTCTGCCAATTTGCATCCCTCCATTGGGCCGCCCCCTCTTCGATCAGATGAATCGTCTCGGTCAATTTCCCTTGCAGAATCTCATTTTGCGGCTGGTTTTTTGCTAAGCTAAGCGTTTTTGTTTCTATGAAATGGGCTGTAACAAAAAAGATCCACGGAACTAAAGTGATGAAGAAGAAACAAAGCATAATAAACGTGCGAATTCGAAGTGTTCTCATTTTTATTCTCCCTCGAAGCGATACCCTACTCCCCATACGTTGACAAGGCATTGCGGTTGATTCGGATCGGATTCGATTTTCTCGCGTAGCCGGCTGAGATGGACCCGAATGGTATGCCTGTCGCCCACCCCATCCCAGAATTTTGCAAGTAATTGTTCATATGAAAAAACATGTCTTGGATTTTCGGCAAATAACCGCAGCAACTCATATTCCTTTGGTGTAAGAATGATGTTCCTTCCATCCACTGTCACTTCTCTTGCGGAAAGGTTTATTTTGATACGGCCATAATCCAAAATCCTTCCCTCGATATGCTGCTGGGAAGCGGAACGCCGCAATACGGCTTTTACTCTGGCAACAATTTCTCCAGGCGAAGCTGTTTTGACGATATAATCATCGCCACCGAGCGTCAGCCCCCGTATCTTGTCCACATCATCGCTGCGAGCGCTCAAGAAAAGAATCGGAACGTTGCTCTCCGCCCGAATCCTGCGACACAACTCAAAACCGTTTTGACCCGGCATCATAATGTCCAAAACAATGCAATGAATTGTACTCGCCTGAAACAAGGCCCATGCTTGAGTAGTGTCGCATGCGGTAATCACGCTGAAATGTTCGTTCTCTAAAAAATCTCTTAACAGTTCGACGATGCTTTGGTCATCGTCTACAACCAATATCGTATTTACTGCGCTCATAAAGATCCCACCTTTGCACCCTAGTTTATCATTTTTTCTGCATGAACTGACGCATTCAAATGTTTTGTGATATTTCGTGATTGTTTTGTGACCTTTTTATAGCTTTATTTGAGATATTCGTTTGTTACGATCTAATTGCGTAGTTACGATTCTATTTGCGAACAGCCGGCAAAAATCGCGGAGAACACGACCGGCATAGGTTTATTTGCCGTAACGATTTTAATAAGGGAGGATTTATTTATGTTAACGGTTCAAATCGTTCTTTTTGATGGCTTCGACCTTCTGGATGCTATTGCACCATATGAAGTTTTCTGCGCCGCAGCAATGAGTGCCAAAAACGCATTAAGCGTGGAATTCGTCACCGCCGAAGGGCCTAGATCCGTGGTCAGCGGCATCAACGGGTTAAAAATCGAAGCAAGCGGAAAGTTGAATCCGCAGCGGGCGGGGATCATTCTCGTGCCTGGCGCTTCCGGTAACGTCGATGGAGACGGTCCCGATTCGATCCCGGTTATTTTAAGCAAAGCAGTGAATACAGAATTAACCGGGCTGATGGAGCAGGCTCTCGGGCAAAAAGAAGTCATCGTAGCCGCGGTATGCGGCGGTTCCTTGTTGTTGGCTATGGGAGGGCTGTTGGAAGGCAGACCGGCGGTAACCCATCATATGGGCATGGATTTACTGGGAGCAACCGGGGCTGTCCCCGTCCCTGCACGCGTAGTGGATGACGGCAACCTGGTTACCGGCGGGGGCGTAACTTCTGGACTGGATGTGGCTTTGTATTTGTTGGAACGTGAGCTTGGACCTCGTATCGCACACGCGGTAGAGCGGTTGTTCGAGTTTGAACGGAGGGGAACGGTTTGGCGGGAAAAAGGAATGGCGCCTGGCAATTATAAGGAATGGACGGACGACGAATCTGGCATCGTGGCGAACCAAGCGGCGATGAGCTGCGGCGCTTCACATAACGAAGTCACACATGGGTCCGTTTTCGATGGGGACTGGGATGCGACAATCGCAACGCCGGTCGGGAAACTGGAGGTCAAGCTCTCAATTTCAACAAAAGATGGTATAATCCAAGGAACGGCTACGCAAGGGGACGAAACGGTCAAGTTCATGAATCCCGTCCTTCAGGACGACAAGCTTGCCTGGTCGCTGCGAATCACGAAACCGCTGCGGTTAAATTTGAAATTCGAAGTGGTTGCGGACGGAGATCATATGACCGGAGTTGCCAAAGCCGGAGTACTACCGGCATCCAAATTAACAGGCAAGCGGGTTTCTTAACTCATTATCGCATAACAAAATACTTATGAATCCGCGGGGGTTTTGGATCACATGTTAAAACGAAAAACGTTATATGCACTTTTGGCTTGTGTAACCATTCTATTTATCCTGTACGCTTTGGTAGAAAACTATTTGATTCATCCCGGAGCCGAGGGATTTTTAAGCCATAAAACCGGCCTTAAGCGCGAACTTAACCTCCCGGTATGGCTTAACATGATGTATATTCATGTTGCATTTGCCTGCATCGCCATGGCTGCAGGGCTTCTCAACTTTTCAAATCGTATTTTTAATAAAAACCGTAAATTTCATCGTATAAACGGATATGTTTATTTAGTGTCCGTATTTCTCGTCGTGCTGACCTCTGGATACATGGCGCCTTATGCCACCGGAGGAAAAATAACCAGTATGGGTTTCAATGCGCTGAATATCATATGGCTGATTATAACCATCACCGCACTTGTCCAAATCAAAAAGAAACGGATCGCCCGCCACCGGAACTGGATGATTCGGAGCTACGCCTTTTGTTTTACGAATATGTTGATTCATCTCATCTCCTCCCTTTTTCATCAGGGATTCGGATACACTTACGTTACCAGCTACACTATTGGCCTTTACGGCTCCATCATACTGCTGCTGGTTATTCCTTCGATCATGATCAGAACGATGGGGCGATCCACTGCTGAATGAGATTTATATAGGGGATTCGAGCTCAAGATAAATCACTATCAACGTTCGGTCAAAATAGACATAAAAAGCCAGTTTATCCTATTAGGATGAGCTGGCTTTTTACCAAACAAGCTTCGAAATCTCACATCATTTCTTGCCTGTTGCGGAGAGAACAAAAAATAATGCCCTACCGTTTTGCCTTCCGCAGTTTCGATTGGGTTATGATTACTTATGTTTGCTGTTCAATCATAAGCTTTGCGGCATTTCGAAAATGATCAGGGATATATGAAGCCCGTTCCAGATACGCCGACATCAAGGCTCCGTTAAACAGCATCAGCAGTTGGGCAGAAAGCGCATCTGGATCTTTTGCTCCTGCGCGTTCAGCGATTTCCTTCAAACGGCGGCGCATCTCCCGGTGATAGGTCACGACAGGCTCATGGCTCAGATGGTTTTCATCGGGAAATTCCACCGCCGTATTCAAAAACGGACACCCGCGGTAACCCGGCTGCTCTATTCTGGAGCTCAGACTTTCTATCACCTCATACAGTTGGTCAAGCGGTGATTTAGGATGCCGCTGCTCCGCCTCTTCGAAAGGTTTCATGAAAGCGTGGTAATACTTCTCCAAATAGGCCACGACAAGATCGTCCTTTGTGGCAAAACTCCGGTAAAAGCTTGCTTTTGCCACGCCGGATTCCTCAATGATCCGGTCGATTCCGACGGCTCTCACACCCTCCTTGTAAAACAACTCGGTTGCCGTACGCAATATCCGCTCTTTGGCTGTTTCTTTCTTCTTCATGTTCATCTCTGACCTATCCCTTCTGATTAAACCCATTGACACTGTACAGATCTGTCTGTATGATAATCCTGAGTAATGGTACAGACCCGTCTCATTCATTTTACAAAGGAATCCACCCTTCTGTCAAACAAAAGAGCAGGAATTTCATTTAAATCAAAATTTCGATCAAAGCAGGTGAATGTCATGAAAGTTGAAAACGAAGCAAGACAAGTGGATGTATTGGTCATCGGTTCCGGTCCGGGCGGATACACCGCCGCAAAAAGAGCTGCGGATGCCGGGCTGCACGTGGCAGTC
Encoded proteins:
- a CDS encoding PQQ-dependent sugar dehydrogenase — protein: MNTLVGLKQALSTPVKEENNTEKPDYLIEQGYRLERFVSGLTFPTVMTFDLQGNIYVAEAGFAYGTKPGKGRVVRIEPNGSFTEIAGGFGGPVTGIAWHDGYLYVAAGDIGEEHGAGCGQIIRLALDGTKETIVTGLKTCGDHFTGDVLFGPDGKIYFSVGTATNSAVVGTDDMLILKYHPQFHDTPARDIELVGTNFVSRNPLSEQQDVAVTGAYKPFGESSYEGEMISGRLLANGVIYCCNPDGTNLQIVADGFRNTFGLKFSPFSGKLIAIDHGADPRGSRQIRLDWDKVWEVVPYGWHGFPDFFSGLPATLPHFHADEQAKPTFLLKGHPHLSSQPLARLQSHSASMKFDFCTNTDFGRPGEIFVAQFGESGFEKTEELPGFKVVRVDLDTGQISDFFTNPKGDSATRGPVRPIDVKFNPAGNELYLVDFGIMGTLQTGRNPKPKTGSLWRIVKTK
- a CDS encoding sensor histidine kinase, which gives rise to MRTLRIRTFIMLCFFFITLVPWIFFVTAHFIETKTLSLAKNQPQNEILQGKLTETIHLIEEGAAQWRDANWQNQLHTQLRQAKMDAVILSSSGQEIFQSNPDRGGSLSSTERFSVIEDGHLLGRVIIYLPKSNATQMISTIAGLSLAIFIIGVEMRRFLLKPLEKMSFAARQIAAGDWDAKLPSSRITEIAEVRDGFETMVNGLQQSYQKQAELEKERRFVIAAVAHDLRTPLFALRGYLDGLEQGIAQTPEKIAKYVAVCKEKSVQLDRLVEDLFTFTKMEYLETQLNDKTVDLKLILQKSIDSLNPPARQKDILISNHSAGNCIVKGDTHLLERAMNNLLDNAVRHTPSHGEIIVQCCQDGHKVKFAVRDTGPGFNSEELERVFEPLYRGEASRNRSTGGSGLGLTISQRIIRRHGGELAADNHSGGGALLTGWMPAADPD
- a CDS encoding DJ-1/PfpI family protein; translated protein: MLTVQIVLFDGFDLLDAIAPYEVFCAAAMSAKNALSVEFVTAEGPRSVVSGINGLKIEASGKLNPQRAGIILVPGASGNVDGDGPDSIPVILSKAVNTELTGLMEQALGQKEVIVAAVCGGSLLLAMGGLLEGRPAVTHHMGMDLLGATGAVPVPARVVDDGNLVTGGGVTSGLDVALYLLERELGPRIAHAVERLFEFERRGTVWREKGMAPGNYKEWTDDESGIVANQAAMSCGASHNEVTHGSVFDGDWDATIATPVGKLEVKLSISTKDGIIQGTATQGDETVKFMNPVLQDDKLAWSLRITKPLRLNLKFEVVADGDHMTGVAKAGVLPASKLTGKRVS
- a CDS encoding DUF6033 family protein; this translates as MNITSPAMNNVSLTTRSEQQKNKITTDTPLVGFDKALSAATENEAQAISEKYGLTVGIENIPKNEKEIVRRGRSGSLQDVTIAPGILQKMKTDPALKEKVYGYINYYTNEDQRAFMQMEQTRGVTTVGRRLIIHEDGTYTIWSACITSPEEVEKGKKIEAEKQKEKAQQEQHQALLDAEYTSSLPLHFMDILPAQTISSLNFYSKENMSTQDWVQQNLLLKMNKMNRY
- a CDS encoding DUF2306 domain-containing protein yields the protein MLKRKTLYALLACVTILFILYALVENYLIHPGAEGFLSHKTGLKRELNLPVWLNMMYIHVAFACIAMAAGLLNFSNRIFNKNRKFHRINGYVYLVSVFLVVLTSGYMAPYATGGKITSMGFNALNIIWLIITITALVQIKKKRIARHRNWMIRSYAFCFTNMLIHLISSLFHQGFGYTYVTSYTIGLYGSIILLLVIPSIMIRTMGRSTAE
- a CDS encoding TetR/AcrR family transcriptional regulator, producing MNMKKKETAKERILRTATELFYKEGVRAVGIDRIIEESGVAKASFYRSFATKDDLVVAYLEKYYHAFMKPFEEAEQRHPKSPLDQLYEVIESLSSRIEQPGYRGCPFLNTAVEFPDENHLSHEPVVTYHREMRRRLKEIAERAGAKDPDALSAQLLMLFNGALMSAYLERASYIPDHFRNAAKLMIEQQT
- a CDS encoding response regulator transcription factor, translated to MSAVNTILVVDDDQSIVELLRDFLENEHFSVITACDTTQAWALFQASTIHCIVLDIMMPGQNGFELCRRIRAESNVPILFLSARSDDVDKIRGLTLGGDDYIVKTASPGEIVARVKAVLRRSASQQHIEGRILDYGRIKINLSAREVTVDGRNIILTPKEYELLRLFAENPRHVFSYEQLLAKFWDGVGDRHTIRVHLSRLREKIESDPNQPQCLVNVWGVGYRFEGE